The Borreliella mayonii genome has a segment encoding these proteins:
- a CDS encoding DNA translocase FtsK yields the protein MKDFYQYFQFLFFFMLSVISFSLFVALTPLSNVFIFFVFNLLGQILLNVFSFLSFYLILYPIVNWYAYKKHIFTKRFIFNWNYTVILFFTLIFLIKINSNVEKSYFIKIFLINFGIVLGNFFIFTLLILEFVVWIYLNYVFFKDVNFILDSFKFLEFKIKILFENILSYFPFSNSLSVKKDIKVYGDSVEDLKDSQVFYEKKNIINDEEYQALWSFSAFLRNNKKPSNINLDKTVFEDSDPGEASSLNKDILNDNALNAGENVDKIYESCEYKYLDNLEYNRLIISGKVKACEIRTKGIISQVAIPHVYNKNVASSKKSDFYFIDISVFDQKEIKNDVEDIEYDKEIQKQSIILQETLKEFNINAKLIDIIKGPVVTMYAVRPDKGIKLSKITSISDNIALRLAAIRVRIIAPIPGREAVGIEIPNKRREFILISEIIDSKEFRGDFRIPFALGKEISGENIVFDLVNSPHLLIAGATGAGKSVCVNSLIASIIFSKSPDEVKLIMIDPKIVELKLFNDIPHLLTPVITDVKRALEALRWCLDEMERRYVLLDNLLVRDISSYNKKIKDENLNLMILPYLVIIIDEFADLILSARKDLENLISRLAAMARAVGIHLVLATQRPSVDVITGVIKANFPSRISFMVASSMDSRIILGSSGAEKLLGKGDMLYISSSNPFPQRIQGGFLKEREVYRLVEEVKKFGSPNYIDDEIFIDSVKEPDLVVLGPSDEPMFDEALEIVKSTRKASASYLQRRLKIGYNRAARIIEIMEDMGYVGPVNGSKPREVLI from the coding sequence ATGAAAGATTTTTATCAGTATTTTCAATTTTTGTTTTTTTTTATGCTTTCAGTTATTTCTTTTTCTCTTTTTGTAGCATTGACTCCTTTGAGCAATGTATTTATATTTTTTGTTTTCAATCTACTAGGACAAATACTTCTTAATGTTTTTTCATTCTTGTCATTTTATTTAATATTATATCCAATTGTTAATTGGTACGCTTATAAAAAACATATTTTTACTAAACGATTTATATTTAATTGGAATTATACCGTAATATTGTTTTTTACTTTAATATTTTTAATAAAAATTAATTCTAATGTTGAAAAGTCTTATTTTATTAAGATATTTCTTATTAATTTTGGTATAGTATTGGGAAATTTTTTTATTTTTACTCTTTTGATTTTAGAATTTGTTGTTTGGATTTACTTGAATTATGTCTTTTTCAAAGATGTTAATTTTATTTTAGACTCTTTTAAATTTTTAGAGTTTAAGATTAAAATTTTGTTTGAAAATATATTAAGTTATTTTCCCTTTTCAAATTCATTGTCTGTAAAAAAAGATATTAAAGTTTATGGAGATTCTGTAGAGGATTTAAAAGATTCTCAAGTTTTTTATGAGAAAAAGAATATTATTAATGATGAGGAATATCAAGCCCTATGGTCATTTAGCGCTTTTTTAAGAAACAATAAAAAACCTTCCAATATTAATTTAGACAAAACTGTTTTTGAAGACTCGGATCCCGGAGAAGCAAGCTCTTTAAATAAGGATATTTTAAATGATAATGCTTTAAATGCAGGTGAAAATGTAGATAAAATTTATGAATCTTGTGAGTATAAATATTTGGACAATCTTGAGTATAATAGGTTAATTATTAGTGGAAAGGTTAAAGCCTGTGAGATAAGGACTAAGGGTATAATTAGTCAGGTTGCTATTCCTCATGTTTATAATAAAAATGTAGCTTCAAGTAAAAAAAGTGATTTTTATTTTATTGATATTTCAGTTTTTGACCAGAAAGAGATTAAAAATGATGTAGAGGATATTGAATATGATAAAGAAATTCAAAAGCAATCAATTATTCTCCAAGAGACATTAAAAGAGTTTAATATTAATGCTAAATTAATTGATATTATTAAAGGGCCTGTTGTGACAATGTATGCTGTTCGTCCGGATAAGGGAATTAAGCTTTCTAAGATTACTTCTATTTCTGATAATATTGCCTTAAGGCTTGCGGCTATTAGGGTCAGGATTATTGCTCCAATTCCTGGCAGAGAAGCTGTAGGGATTGAAATTCCTAATAAAAGGCGTGAGTTTATTTTGATTTCAGAGATAATAGACAGCAAGGAATTCAGAGGTGATTTTAGAATTCCTTTTGCTCTTGGAAAAGAGATTAGTGGAGAAAATATTGTTTTTGATCTTGTTAATTCTCCACATTTATTAATAGCTGGTGCAACTGGGGCAGGAAAATCTGTTTGTGTGAACTCTTTAATTGCTTCAATTATTTTTTCAAAATCTCCAGATGAAGTGAAATTGATTATGATAGATCCCAAAATAGTTGAGCTTAAACTTTTCAATGATATTCCTCATTTATTAACTCCAGTTATTACAGATGTAAAGAGAGCTTTAGAGGCTCTTAGATGGTGTCTTGATGAAATGGAGAGAAGGTATGTGCTTCTTGATAATTTATTGGTAAGAGATATTTCTTCTTATAATAAAAAAATAAAAGATGAGAATTTGAATTTAATGATCTTGCCATATCTTGTAATAATTATTGACGAATTTGCAGATCTTATTCTTTCTGCAAGAAAAGATTTGGAAAATTTAATTTCTAGACTTGCGGCAATGGCTAGAGCTGTGGGAATTCATTTGGTTCTTGCGACCCAAAGACCCTCAGTTGACGTTATTACGGGAGTAATAAAAGCTAATTTTCCTTCAAGGATTTCTTTCATGGTAGCCAGCTCTATGGATTCAAGAATAATTCTTGGATCTTCTGGTGCTGAAAAGCTTTTAGGAAAGGGAGATATGCTTTATATTAGTTCTTCAAATCCTTTTCCTCAAAGAATTCAGGGCGGATTTTTAAAGGAAAGAGAAGTTTATAGGCTTGTTGAAGAGGTTAAAAAATTTGGTTCTCCAAATTATATTGATGATGAAATATTTATTGATAGTGTGAAAGAGCCAGATTTAGTTGTTCTTGGACCTTCTGATGAGCCAATGTTTGACGAGGCTCTTGAAATTGTTAAATCCACAAGAAAAGCATCAGCATCTTATCTGCAAAGAAGGTTGAAGATAGGTTACAATAGAGCAGCTCGAATTATTGAAATTATGGAAGATATGGGATACGTAGGGCCTGTTAATGGGTCAAAACCAAGAGAGGTATTAATTTAA
- the lon gene encoding endopeptidase La, with product MDESKKARLGDKKKEKAVAGILPHSNKPARVPLIAVPSHPVFPGMFIPIVLISDSDMKAVDYAMKGNGIIALFVLNDKFLGKNNNNAQQKLIIDYSKDIYSVGVTGKIIKKINLPDGGYNIFVSTFDRIKFVKVVLNDKFPIIEIDYLKQIPVRKDDIQSKAVYSSILLRTKEIFTHRKMPEVQLNMVNIEDKGKLCDIVASTISSSKNDHQIVLETLNVKDRLKKVLELIYEELNLIEIQNKIAKGIQERLEKQQKEFFLKEQLKAIKAELGIGDKKNSDLEKLKTKLKALELKGESLEVVEKELEKFSLLETSSAEYIVVRNYLELITELPWRDLKINFDKLDLQKSKKILDKTHYGMNEVKDRIIEYISVLKLRKTQKGAIILLVGPPGVGKTSIGAAIAKVLRTKFFRFSVGGMRDESEIKGHRRTYVGALPGKIIQGLRITKTNSPVFLIDEVDKISASSYGDPFSVLLEVLDPEQNVRFRDHYLDLPFDISNVFFILTANSVETIPRPLLNRMEVIEISGYVDNEKIEIARKYLIPKVLSENGVDKDSLKFQSSALVQIAQEYARDNGVRNFEKYLNKIVRKVARKLIENAEVKSYQISNDNLEEYVGVPVFRKESMPNAMYSGMVMGLAWTNYGGSTLMIETVKTESKVGGIKLTGRLGDVMKESANIAYTYVNSIKGDLNISKSFFEKNIIHLHIPEGATPKDGPSAGITIASAFISLALNKVVRPHLAMTGELSLTGNVMMIGGLREKIIAAKRSGVEHIIVPKANRVDLEEIPINIRSGINFYLVDNMREVIKLLF from the coding sequence ATGGATGAATCTAAAAAAGCTAGGCTAGGAGATAAAAAGAAAGAAAAAGCCGTAGCTGGGATTTTGCCTCATTCTAATAAACCCGCAAGAGTGCCTTTAATAGCGGTTCCTTCTCATCCAGTTTTTCCAGGGATGTTTATTCCGATTGTTCTAATCTCTGATTCTGATATGAAAGCAGTCGATTATGCTATGAAGGGCAATGGAATCATTGCCTTATTTGTTTTGAATGATAAATTTTTAGGAAAAAACAATAATAATGCTCAACAGAAATTAATTATTGATTATAGTAAAGATATTTATTCTGTTGGAGTTACTGGAAAGATAATAAAAAAAATTAATCTTCCAGATGGTGGTTACAATATATTTGTTTCAACTTTTGATAGGATTAAATTTGTTAAAGTTGTTCTTAATGACAAGTTTCCTATAATTGAGATTGACTATTTAAAGCAAATTCCGGTTAGAAAAGATGATATTCAATCAAAAGCGGTTTACAGTAGTATCTTGCTTAGAACCAAAGAGATATTTACACATAGAAAAATGCCGGAAGTTCAATTAAATATGGTTAATATTGAGGATAAGGGAAAGCTATGTGATATTGTGGCCAGCACTATTTCATCTTCAAAAAATGATCATCAAATAGTTCTTGAAACTTTAAATGTAAAAGATAGGCTTAAGAAAGTTTTAGAGCTAATTTATGAAGAGCTTAATTTAATTGAAATTCAAAATAAAATTGCTAAGGGCATTCAAGAGAGATTAGAGAAACAACAAAAAGAGTTTTTTTTAAAAGAACAGCTTAAAGCTATTAAAGCTGAACTTGGCATAGGAGATAAAAAAAACAGTGATTTAGAAAAGCTTAAAACTAAGCTAAAGGCTTTAGAGCTGAAGGGAGAGTCTTTAGAGGTAGTTGAAAAAGAGTTGGAAAAATTTTCACTTCTTGAGACAAGCTCAGCTGAATATATTGTTGTTAGAAATTATCTTGAACTTATTACTGAGCTTCCTTGGCGAGATTTGAAAATTAATTTTGATAAATTAGATTTGCAAAAATCTAAAAAAATTTTAGATAAAACTCATTATGGAATGAACGAAGTTAAGGATAGAATTATTGAATATATTTCTGTTCTGAAATTAAGAAAGACTCAAAAGGGGGCTATTATTCTCTTGGTGGGACCTCCTGGTGTGGGGAAAACTTCTATTGGGGCAGCTATTGCAAAGGTTTTGCGTACCAAGTTTTTTAGATTTTCTGTTGGTGGAATGCGTGATGAGTCAGAGATCAAGGGGCACAGAAGGACTTATGTTGGTGCTTTGCCTGGAAAAATTATTCAGGGCTTAAGAATTACTAAGACAAATTCTCCTGTTTTTTTAATTGATGAGGTGGATAAAATTTCTGCTTCAAGTTATGGGGATCCTTTTTCAGTTCTTCTTGAAGTTTTAGATCCTGAACAGAATGTTAGATTTAGAGATCATTATCTTGACCTTCCTTTTGATATTTCAAATGTATTTTTTATCTTAACTGCTAATTCTGTTGAAACAATACCAAGACCTTTGTTAAATAGAATGGAGGTTATTGAAATTTCTGGATATGTTGATAACGAAAAAATAGAGATTGCAAGAAAGTATTTAATTCCCAAAGTTTTGAGTGAAAACGGAGTTGATAAAGATTCTTTAAAATTTCAAAGTTCAGCCCTTGTTCAAATTGCTCAAGAGTATGCAAGAGATAATGGAGTGAGAAATTTTGAAAAATATTTAAACAAAATTGTAAGAAAGGTTGCTAGAAAGCTTATTGAGAATGCTGAGGTTAAATCTTATCAAATTTCCAATGACAATCTAGAAGAATATGTTGGTGTGCCTGTTTTTAGAAAGGAAAGCATGCCCAATGCTATGTATTCGGGGATGGTAATGGGCCTTGCTTGGACAAATTATGGAGGTTCAACTTTAATGATTGAGACTGTAAAGACGGAATCCAAGGTGGGCGGAATTAAATTAACAGGTAGACTTGGGGATGTTATGAAAGAATCTGCTAATATTGCCTATACTTATGTTAATAGTATTAAAGGAGATCTAAATATTAGTAAATCTTTTTTTGAAAAAAATATTATTCATTTACATATTCCAGAAGGAGCTACTCCAAAAGATGGACCTTCTGCAGGAATTACAATAGCTAGTGCTTTTATCTCTCTTGCTCTTAATAAGGTTGTTAGGCCCCATTTGGCTATGACAGGGGAACTTTCTCTTACTGGGAATGTAATGATGATAGGGGGTCTTAGAGAAAAAATAATTGCAGCAAAGCGTAGTGGCGTAGAACACATTATTGTTCCTAAAGCAAATAGAGTGGATTTAGAAGAGATTCCTATTAATATTAGGAGCGGTATTAATTTTTATCTTGTAGATAATATGCGCGAAGTCATTAAATTATTGTTTTAA
- a CDS encoding efflux RND transporter permease subunit, protein MDFESLSIRYKGIIFTIFILITIFLGFFFKNLKFDANILKLIPKTKETESLIDIDKSNSLLSTIVIFQDKKNIFNKKNFETINSVINEITKILKVSPNAVTSIFSYFPQFKKEVYTDKDIEEIKNKIKSTPFVKNTFLGNSENLIYFIIIPSESDKINFSRNLKTELDEMEKTIKKYETDDLKLYLTGDLIVREKILNYMVEDFKILGPLATFVVIISLYLIIKNLIGALIPIFIALLSLIWTFGIKGLIQSPITVPETSMIVLLISIGCANAVHIINEIFKLIKKEQLSKESIKATIKKLKTPILLTSLTTAFGFLSLTTSSINAYKTMGIFMSIGVIISMITSLTVLPGIITLIPFAKKKSFEKENKLNKIFFLERLAKLNTQITKSILKRKYISSIIVLIILGISFIGLLKIEINFDEKDYFKESTSVKKTLNLMQKEMGGISIFKIELEGSPGEFKNAKAMQILDLITDKLDAFSAKTQSSSINGILKFTNFKIKKESPLEYKLPENKIILNKLINLVDRSDWTKDNKKMYINDDWSLISIMVRIEDNSTEGIKKFEKYAIKTINEYMKNNKYHFSGVYDKVLIAKTMVKEQVMNIITTLGSITLLLMFFFKSIKTGIIIAIPVAWSVFLNFAVMRLFGITLNPATATIASVSMGVGVDYSIHFFNTFILKYQKNQIYKTALLESIPSVFNGIFANSISVGIGFLTLTFSSYKIISTLGAIIAFTMLTTSLASLTLLPLLIHLFKPRVKLVSNNNLKKLKQ, encoded by the coding sequence ATGGACTTTGAAAGTCTAAGCATTAGATATAAAGGAATTATATTCACAATATTTATCTTAATTACTATTTTTTTAGGATTTTTTTTTAAAAATCTTAAATTCGATGCAAACATCTTAAAACTTATACCCAAGACCAAAGAAACTGAAAGTTTAATAGACATTGACAAAAGTAATTCACTTTTATCCACAATAGTAATATTTCAAGATAAAAAAAATATTTTCAATAAAAAAAATTTTGAAACAATAAACAGCGTAATCAATGAAATAACTAAAATTTTAAAAGTATCTCCAAATGCCGTTACAAGCATATTTTCTTATTTTCCACAATTTAAAAAAGAAGTCTACACAGATAAAGATATAGAAGAAATAAAAAATAAAATAAAATCAACTCCATTTGTAAAAAACACATTCTTAGGTAACTCAGAAAATTTAATATACTTCATAATAATCCCATCAGAAAGTGATAAAATAAACTTCAGTAGAAATTTAAAAACTGAACTTGATGAGATGGAAAAAACAATCAAAAAATATGAAACAGACGATCTAAAGTTGTATCTTACAGGAGATTTAATAGTAAGAGAAAAAATCTTAAACTACATGGTTGAAGACTTCAAGATCTTAGGACCTCTTGCTACTTTTGTAGTAATAATTTCACTTTATCTTATTATAAAAAATCTAATTGGAGCATTAATTCCTATTTTTATTGCATTATTATCATTGATTTGGACTTTTGGAATTAAAGGACTTATACAATCCCCTATTACAGTGCCAGAAACTTCAATGATTGTTTTACTTATTTCAATCGGATGCGCCAATGCTGTACACATAATAAATGAAATATTTAAATTAATAAAAAAAGAACAACTCTCAAAAGAATCCATAAAAGCAACAATTAAAAAACTTAAAACACCCATCCTGCTAACATCTCTTACAACGGCATTTGGATTTTTATCTCTTACAACCTCTTCAATTAATGCCTACAAAACAATGGGTATTTTCATGTCAATTGGAGTAATTATCTCGATGATAACCTCATTAACCGTTTTACCTGGAATAATAACATTAATCCCATTTGCAAAAAAAAAGTCTTTTGAAAAAGAAAATAAACTAAATAAAATATTTTTCCTTGAAAGACTTGCCAAACTAAATACACAAATAACAAAATCTATATTAAAAAGAAAATATATATCCTCTATAATAGTCCTCATTATACTTGGAATTTCTTTTATAGGTCTTTTAAAGATCGAAATCAATTTTGATGAAAAAGATTACTTTAAAGAAAGCACAAGTGTAAAAAAAACATTAAACTTAATGCAAAAAGAAATGGGGGGAATATCAATTTTCAAAATAGAACTTGAAGGCAGCCCTGGTGAATTTAAAAATGCTAAAGCAATGCAAATCTTAGACTTAATTACAGACAAACTTGATGCATTTTCTGCAAAAACTCAATCTAGCTCTATTAATGGAATTTTAAAATTTACAAATTTTAAAATTAAAAAAGAATCCCCACTAGAGTATAAACTGCCTGAAAACAAAATTATACTAAACAAACTAATAAATTTGGTAGATAGAAGTGATTGGACTAAAGATAATAAAAAAATGTACATTAATGATGATTGGTCATTAATATCTATCATGGTCAGAATTGAAGACAACTCAACCGAAGGAATAAAAAAATTTGAAAAATATGCTATTAAAACAATTAATGAATATATGAAAAATAATAAATACCATTTCTCAGGAGTTTATGATAAGGTATTAATAGCTAAAACAATGGTAAAAGAACAGGTTATGAACATTATAACAACTCTTGGATCAATAACACTACTACTTATGTTTTTCTTTAAATCTATAAAAACCGGAATAATTATTGCAATCCCAGTAGCATGGTCAGTGTTTTTAAACTTTGCTGTAATGAGGTTATTTGGAATAACCTTAAACCCTGCAACAGCAACAATTGCATCTGTAAGTATGGGAGTAGGAGTAGATTATTCAATTCATTTTTTCAATACGTTTATTTTAAAATACCAAAAAAATCAAATCTACAAAACTGCCCTTCTTGAATCAATACCCAGCGTATTTAATGGAATATTTGCAAATTCTATTTCTGTTGGAATAGGATTTTTAACTCTAACATTTTCGTCTTATAAAATAATATCAACTCTTGGAGCAATAATTGCTTTTACAATGCTAACGACATCTCTTGCATCGCTAACCCTTCTTCCATTATTAATTCATTTGTTTAAACCTAGAGTAAAACTAGTCTCAAACAACAATTTAAAAAAATTAAAACAATAA
- a CDS encoding M23 family metallopeptidase → MYRIQKILLILCIIGIENINSEITNTIPKVQYKKEAFQGDYIYFASNQNFKSLSLLSTNKNPIISSYPFKFTVGSKIYYIAFIGITPMIKEGKRKIQIEFENKNYIKEIEIKKFNFKRTKISFNKEKAKLITQKKSIKQKEQALVLWNIIGNTGDTTIYHYDALVKPIKDQYIVTSQYGDLRLYMQGDKKISNYTMHNGIDYAPFKRENTPIFAAGKGKVVFAQNRELTGNTLIIQHLPGVFTIYLHLSKLGISENKIVSAGEYIGHTGNTGLSTGPHLHFEVRINGIAINPNFLLNGMLIDKNKIINNIKRIE, encoded by the coding sequence ATGTATAGAATACAAAAAATCTTACTTATATTGTGTATTATAGGAATAGAAAATATAAATTCAGAAATAACAAATACTATTCCTAAGGTCCAATATAAAAAAGAAGCATTTCAAGGAGATTACATATATTTTGCAAGTAATCAAAACTTTAAAAGTTTGTCGCTTTTAAGCACAAATAAAAATCCAATCATAAGCTCTTATCCATTTAAATTTACAGTAGGAAGTAAAATTTACTACATAGCATTTATAGGAATTACACCAATGATAAAAGAAGGTAAAAGAAAAATTCAAATAGAATTCGAAAATAAAAACTATATCAAAGAAATAGAAATAAAAAAATTTAACTTCAAAAGAACAAAAATTAGTTTTAATAAAGAAAAAGCCAAGCTTATCACCCAAAAAAAATCAATAAAACAAAAAGAACAGGCCTTGGTTTTGTGGAATATTATTGGCAATACTGGAGACACAACAATATACCACTATGATGCCTTAGTTAAGCCAATAAAAGATCAATACATTGTAACAAGCCAATACGGAGATTTAAGACTTTACATGCAAGGTGACAAAAAAATTTCAAATTATACAATGCACAATGGAATTGATTATGCCCCATTTAAAAGAGAAAATACTCCAATTTTTGCTGCTGGTAAAGGAAAAGTTGTATTTGCACAAAATAGAGAACTAACAGGCAATACTCTTATAATACAACATTTGCCAGGCGTATTTACAATTTATCTTCATCTCTCAAAATTGGGAATAAGTGAAAATAAAATAGTTAGTGCTGGAGAATATATTGGACATACTGGCAATACAGGCCTTTCAACAGGTCCTCATTTGCACTTCGAAGTAAGAATTAATGGTATAGCAATAAATCCAAATTTCCTTTTAAATGGCATGCTTATTGACAAAAATAAAATAATAAATAATATTAAAAGAATAGAATAA
- the rpsU gene encoding 30S ribosomal protein S21: MVTVTVDKNENLEKALKRFKRMIEKEAIIREWKRREYYEKPSTIRVKKEKAFKRKQAKKVRKLKQKTNR, from the coding sequence TTGGTAACAGTCACTGTGGATAAAAATGAAAATCTTGAAAAAGCATTGAAACGTTTTAAAAGAATGATTGAAAAAGAAGCAATTATTCGCGAATGGAAAAGAAGAGAATACTATGAAAAACCATCCACAATACGCGTAAAAAAAGAAAAAGCTTTTAAAAGAAAACAAGCAAAAAAAGTAAGAAAATTGAAACAAAAAACTAATAGATAG
- the recJ gene encoding single-stranded-DNA-specific exonuclease RecJ: MKIWKQKETNIQAQKLTRIAKQYNINTFEATLLIKREIKEEDFMFFLEDSVNLLHNPFLLKNINKFIKRINKAIKNNENILIFGDKDADGITATIIMYETLKDFGLNVSYKIPSNGEFYGLSNELINIALEKKISLIITVDNGISSIEEINYANSKGIEIIITDHHLPSEDFKTESIVINPHLKDDKYPFKEIAGCCVSFKTCLALSISFTDLYSKSLVFLFLEKTKNEIILHAIEINNYILKQYLRLNNKNDPLINSNKLEKFVQNKYIVIFNKEDQDQLLNKHFARSIKMNTIDISENFIKKYPNFRKKTLKELIQSIKYFRYKEVEIKDKLYYIFYNVIFETNKNLLQKCLKRLSFVAIGTIADNMPIINENRIILKAGLKEIALRERMSINYLLKDANILTKPNITSMDIAYKIAPILNSTGRLEKAEIAINFLLTNDINQIENKFKEIKEINKLRKYKEEKAWNSHNKNTIFKNDKFIVCYDKNTPKGISSRIATRLSAYYQKVAIFLTKQDNIIKGSIRSNNKINSKTLISIIPSHLVINSGGHKAAAGFTLHENLLEDFIKELEYATTKVKYDTTDENKSILIDAILPKNLTKDSLFKTIEMFEPYGYEFREPILMMENVYLQELKIIDKNHSSKHINMRIKSQNDYYKAIFFNGTKKIEELNIKEDQYLDIIFTVNEDFYYPKEKILKIIDIKKSAQINV, translated from the coding sequence ATGAAAATTTGGAAACAAAAAGAAACTAACATACAAGCCCAAAAATTAACTCGCATTGCTAAGCAATATAATATCAATACCTTTGAAGCAACTTTACTTATAAAGCGAGAAATCAAAGAAGAAGATTTTATGTTTTTTCTTGAAGACAGCGTAAATTTATTACACAACCCATTTTTATTAAAAAATATAAATAAATTTATAAAAAGAATTAATAAAGCAATCAAAAATAATGAAAACATATTAATCTTTGGAGATAAAGATGCTGATGGAATTACAGCAACAATAATAATGTATGAAACTCTTAAAGATTTTGGACTTAATGTGAGCTATAAAATACCTTCAAATGGAGAATTTTATGGACTTTCAAACGAATTAATCAACATAGCTTTAGAAAAAAAAATTTCTTTAATAATAACTGTTGATAATGGTATTTCTAGTATTGAAGAAATAAATTATGCAAATTCAAAAGGAATAGAAATAATAATAACAGACCACCATCTTCCAAGCGAAGATTTCAAAACTGAAAGCATAGTTATAAATCCTCATCTAAAAGATGACAAATATCCATTCAAAGAAATAGCAGGATGTTGTGTAAGTTTTAAAACTTGTCTTGCTCTTAGCATATCCTTTACAGACCTTTATTCTAAAAGCCTTGTATTTTTATTTTTAGAAAAAACAAAAAATGAAATTATTCTTCATGCAATAGAAATAAACAACTATATTTTAAAACAATATCTAAGATTAAATAATAAAAATGACCCTTTAATTAACTCAAACAAACTAGAAAAATTCGTACAAAACAAATACATAGTAATCTTTAATAAAGAAGATCAAGACCAATTATTGAATAAACACTTTGCAAGAAGCATAAAGATGAACACAATTGATATTAGTGAAAATTTTATAAAAAAATATCCAAATTTTAGAAAAAAAACATTAAAAGAATTAATCCAATCAATTAAATATTTCAGATATAAAGAAGTTGAGATTAAAGACAAGCTTTACTACATATTTTACAACGTAATTTTTGAAACTAATAAAAATTTGCTCCAAAAATGCTTAAAAAGACTTAGCTTTGTTGCAATAGGAACAATAGCAGACAATATGCCTATTATCAATGAAAACAGAATAATCCTAAAAGCAGGACTTAAAGAAATTGCACTAAGAGAAAGAATGTCTATTAATTATCTATTAAAAGATGCAAACATATTAACAAAACCAAATATAACTTCAATGGATATTGCATATAAAATTGCACCAATATTAAACTCAACAGGAAGGCTTGAAAAAGCAGAAATTGCAATAAATTTTTTATTAACTAACGACATTAATCAAATAGAAAATAAATTTAAAGAAATAAAAGAAATCAACAAACTGAGAAAATACAAAGAAGAAAAAGCTTGGAATTCGCATAATAAAAATACTATTTTTAAAAACGATAAATTCATAGTTTGCTACGATAAAAATACCCCAAAAGGAATAAGCTCTAGAATTGCAACTAGACTTTCTGCTTACTACCAAAAAGTTGCTATTTTTTTAACAAAGCAAGATAATATTATTAAAGGATCAATTAGATCAAACAATAAAATCAATTCAAAAACACTAATATCAATAATACCTTCCCATTTAGTAATAAATTCGGGGGGACATAAAGCTGCTGCTGGATTTACGCTGCATGAAAATTTACTTGAAGACTTTATTAAAGAATTAGAATATGCAACTACAAAAGTTAAATATGATACTACTGATGAAAACAAATCAATATTAATAGATGCCATTCTTCCAAAGAATTTAACAAAAGATTCTCTTTTCAAAACAATAGAAATGTTCGAACCTTATGGATATGAATTTAGAGAACCAATATTAATGATGGAAAATGTTTATCTTCAAGAACTCAAAATAATTGATAAAAATCATAGCTCAAAACATATAAACATGAGAATTAAATCACAAAACGATTACTATAAAGCTATTTTTTTTAACGGAACAAAAAAAATAGAAGAATTGAATATAAAAGAAGATCAATATTTAGACATCATTTTTACAGTTAATGAAGATTTTTATTATCCTAAAGAAAAAATTTTGAAAATCATAGACATAAAAAAGAGTGCTCAAATCAATGTATAG